Proteins from a single region of Chaetodon trifascialis isolate fChaTrf1 chromosome 10, fChaTrf1.hap1, whole genome shotgun sequence:
- the LOC139337038 gene encoding uncharacterized protein: protein MTTSIISSSVIMSPRKRPLVPVSSRRKTVDDYFPFNFLPVECQLHIFSFLNEVDKCNCALVCLSWSCIVRSWKLWRVADYSRRGVFHLGQEGLLVSNREFERWKSWVHHYTHHLISRRASLLTLKASFDLGDHCNKWGELLSHLLDNVHCRDLSHLDLNWTFTLLEPLDLRVHSSSSSHQDSITKMDQLTSFQELLTKLTHSCPRISKMRLHFDWSDVSVSLLTQFQQLRVLELKYFWVFKGVTPSTLQSLTKSLPNLKSLTLHILVPMRNLGISYTLESQSLEFLDVSPSRGLVFSCLKLPALRELQAKKIVRSITLDRRTRLRIQSRWPCLYHVLREGTPKLQALNNERLLPTWREESYGELSAILEQSCYCVQHLDSWLW from the exons ATGACCACCAGTATTATTTCCTCATCTGTCATCATGTCACCGCGGAAACGCCCCTTGGTCCCTGTGAGCAGCCGGCGGAAAACCGTGGACGACTACTTTCCTTTCAACTTCCTGCCGGTGGAGTGCCAGCTGCACATCTTTTCCTTTCTGAACGAGGTGGATAAATGCAACTGTGCTTTGGTTTGCTTGAGCTGGAGCTGCATCGTCCGCTCCTGGAAGCTGTGGCGGGTGGCGGACTATTCCCGTCGTGGGGTCTTCCACCTGGGTCAGGAGGGCCTGCTTGTTTCCAACCGTGAGTTCGAGAGGTGGAAATCCTGGGTCCACCATTACACCCACCACCTCATCTCCCGCAGAGCCAGCCTGCTCACGCTGAAGGCCAGCTTCGACCTGGGGGATCATTGCAACAAGTGGGGCGAGCTGCTGAGTCACCTGCTGGATAATGTCCACTGCAGGGACCTCAGCCACCTGGACCTTAACTGGACATTTACTCTGCTTGAGCCGCTGGACCTGAGGGTTCACTCCAGCTCCAGTTCGCACCAGGACAGCATTACCAAGATGGACCAG CTGACCAGTTTCCAGGAGCTGCTGACCAAACTCACCCACAGCTGCCCGCGCATCTCTAAGATGCGGTTACACTTCGACTGGTCGGATGTCTCTGTGTCGCTGCTCACCCAgttccagcagctcagagtcCTCGAGCTCAAATACTTCTGGGTCTTTAAAGGAGTGACTCCCTCAACTCTGCAAAGTCTAACCAAATCCCTGCCTAACCTGAAGTCTCTGACTTTACACATCCTGGTACCAATGAGGAACCTGGGCATCTCATACACTCTGGAGTCCCAATCACTGGAGTTCCTGGACGTGTCGCCCAGTCGCGGCTTGGTCTTCTCCTGCCTAAAACTTCCTGCCCTGCGCGAGCTTCAAGCCAAGAAGATCGTCCGCAGCATTACACTGGACCGAAGGACCAGGCTGAGGATTCAGAGCCGGTGGCCCTGCCTGTACCACGTCCTCCGGGAGGGGACGCCGAAGCTCCAGGCTCTCAAcaatgagaggctgctccccacgtggagagaggagagctaTGGGGAGCTGTCTGCCATCCTCGAACAGTCCTGTTACTGTGTTCAGCATCTAGACAGCTGGCTGTGGTAG